The DNA sequence TGGCTGCACCAAAATATGACTACGGTATAGGCCATAAATTTGTGATAGTGACAATTGTACAAGGCTCACATCAGAAACTTACTTGAAGGAACAAGTCTGTATGCGTCTTTCCATCATATAATACCAAGTCAGCTTTAGCTCCTAACCTTTGAAGAACATCTACAAAAATTTTACTGCACATAGTAACACATtagtttttaaaaatataacaCCCTAATAAACTTTTGAGAAAAATTAAGATCCAAATGTGTCAAAATGGACCAAGCGGTGGGAGTTTTATGCTAAATGCATACCACATATCTTTCAAGGTCTTAACTACTATATAACAGTTACCTCCATTGTTTAAGAACAATATGTGTTGGCACTGAATAAGGGTAATACTTCTTTTATAGGATTTAGGCACTATTTATGCACCAAGTCGACAGGAGGCATCAGTACCTTATATGAAACTATTATATCAAGAAAATTCTAACCTGGCATCTGATGGTATCGAATAATCTGCAGTTCCATGGAACAGAGTGATAGGAGGCAAGATAGAAACAGCATCTATATTGTTTGGGTCCTGTACTCTAACTTCAGGAGAGAATTGATGGAAGGATTCTTCACCTTCCATAATGCTGTAATGACAAGTCAGAACAATAACTCCATGAACCAAGACAGAAGAGAAAATATAAGGTAGCAACTGTGCCAACGAGTGGCTAGCAAAAGGTCATCTGGTAAGTACCTTAAGAAAATGGATCGATACAGTCCACGACTATCAAAATgatcaactaaattaaataaattatacCTGTTAAGAGAAATACATAAACTTATTAACCTATCCATAGCTGTCAATCAAAAGAGAAATCAACAATATACCAAAGCGGAAAATGGTCATTAGTCATGCATCATGATGCTACACATTGCAATACTTATGTGGCAGAAGTATATCAACTCATGGAAACGTTATCAACTCATGGAAACGTTTCTGCTATCATATACTACTCATCCCTAATTCAGGACACATTGGATCAAATACAGTACACATTCATAAATTTTCTCAAATACAGTACACCACCACTAGATAAATAATAATGCAACAAATAAACTTTACCCGCCAGATAAACCAAAGTAAGCCTTTATCTGAGAGACGCTCCAAGAAATGATCTCTTCCTTCTTAGATTCTTTGATCGCTTGTTCCAAGAGAGCACAAGAAGAAATATGCGCACCAGCAGATTGCCCCATTAGATAGATTCTACTCAAGAAAATCGCAAATGGACCAAGGGGAAAAAAATTAATCACACATTTACAAGGTGGTATGAGCAAAGGAAGACCAAAATAATGACACTTTTACCTGTCAGGGTCACCTCCATAGTCTGCTATATTGTTGCAGATATATGATATACCCTGAGAAGCATCTTCAACCATATCACTGATGGTACCCTGGGGAAAATTTCTGCATACATCATACGTTTCACATCAACATCACTTGCAAGGTAGAGGACAAACTGGATGTGAATGCTGTATACTTGATGGTTACATGATATAAGTAAATCTTGAATATATAGAAAGGCAAACTTCACAAAAAAGAGGCTCTCCTTATCCTTTAGAATGCTTATATTTAGGTTCCAGGTCAGCGATCATGATATGGAAACTGACACATTGGCATCATTATCCATGTCTAATCAACTTTTTTTAGTCATTAACAACTGATAAATGACTATAACCTGTTCATTGCCATTTTGACTGCAGTGCTTTAAGAAAATAATACAGAAAATCGTAGTTTTCTTACTAATACAACTATTTAATAAGAAGTGCCTGATCATCTTTTAAAATACTTTTGTCATAGCACATATCCAAGTATGCAATTGCATGTTACACGCTTTAAATAAAGCCAATTACCTGTAATCAACACATGCCACTATGATGTTTCTTTCAGCCAACTGCAGACCTAAAAGAGAACCCCATGCTTTATACCTAAACCAGCATGAAACTGTAGAAACTTAATGTCAAATAAATAACTAAATGCCTACACATACCTAAGCAGAAATTTAATCTAAATATGCTTCACCTGAAAGAAAAGGACAATATCATCTCTACGCCTTTATATGAATTCATGAAAGAACAAGAAGAGATATTCAAGAATTACTGAACTAACAATTTCCAAGAGTTGTTAATCACTACTTTCatctattaaaaaataaaaactcaccCAATAATCCACGCTCCACCAGTTACAAACACCACAACCGGCTTTTTCCCATCAGTATTTGTCGGTAAATATAGATCCAACCTGTAAACGATACATGGTGAAAATGGTTTACAAATTCTGTTTAAAAGGAAAGAACAACATACGTAACCTTTAACATAGTTCACCTACCTAtttcttggttgatctccatAAACAATACTACGGCGGACCTGGCTTGAAAAGTAATAGCAATATGCAACTGCAGAACAAAAAACAGCAAGAATTCTGAGTTATCATCTATTGGCCtacgaacaaaaaaaaatatcccaGATTATCATGCAATAGGCATGCATTTCCGTGCACTCTTTTCTTTCCAGAAATCGCTTTACTAGTAGAAGGAAAAATTCAAATTGGCAACTAACAAATGAACGAGTATTTAGTTACACAAACCTTGAAGAAATCCCGGCATAAGTAACATGGCATACCAAGCAAGAGCAAGTAATCTTGTGATCCACCGGTAGCCTACCCTGAATGAAAATAAATGATTAGAAACAAcccgaaattttcagaattaaGACTAAGCAGGTCCTGTGCAAtcaatcattttcaattaatCACACATGTAACTCTATACAATTAAcagattttaattttatttaacaacaaaaaaaaaattccataattaagaagaaaaagaaaaaagactgaATCCAGATAATTAATGCTCTCAATATATAattacaaataaaataaaataaaatcatttctaTTAGATACATGTTAGCTTCTACACAATCAACAAATATTCATCATCTAATTCAGCGATCTACAACAGCAAAAATGAATCTGAAAAGGCTTCGAAGAAATAGTACCCGAGGTATCGAAGGAGCGTGAAGCTGAGGCTAGTAATCAAGTAAGTCTCCTTGGCCGCGTGACCTATATCCCGGCCGAACGAATTCTGCCGGCTAGGACGCGGCGTGGCCGGCGAAGACGAGCCGAGTTTGGCACGGCGACGCTGGGCAGCAACCGGAGGAGGATAGGTCAGGAACTTGGTAAGCAATGGCTTGgtctccatctccatcacctcctcCGCCGCGGCGGACGAGGAGGATTGCCGGAGGCTGGCCGTGGAGTCCATCGGAGATTCGATTTGAATTGGAATTGGGATTGGAGGTGTGAAATGGAAGGCGGAAAATTTTGGCGGAGGGGAAAGTGTGAGGCTATATATGGTACAAGCGGTACAAGCGGTTCACGTGGAGAGCATGAACGTGGTCGTGGTGGAGAAGAGACTACTAGACTCACTCGGAAACGGAGAGGAGAGACCTCTGCCCCATATTTATTATGCAGCAGGGAGCGTCAGCCTGTGTGTCTAGAATACAAATTTGCCCACGTGGCGCATTTCCCGATCCGGATGGGCCCCACCGGTATGACAATTTTACAGAGAGAATCTACGCATTATAATCTAATAATTAATAATGATGAGGAACGTGATGGACTGGCTGTGACCTTATCAGGCCATTCACGTCACCATTGTCAGGTCTTCGCGGTTCGTAAAATTTGACCGCCAATGGGGAGCCTTTGCCgtcttcataaaaaaaaaaattaaaaaaaaaaaaggaccacCACCTAATATTAGGTTTCGTAGCCATGGATGGCCCTAAGTTTTGGACGAAGGAAAATGGACCTCAACTAGCTATTATGTCTGTGTCACTAAAGAGTGTTGACAACGATGCGTATATTTAATGTCGTAGTCTTCTGTTAGAAACACGTTCCTCAAGTACACGTGATTTCCAACCAAAATTGCGGTTTCAGACTACTGAGAAGACATTCAAAAGAACCGAGATTATTCAGAGTACGGCCGTGCAGTTGCACCaacataaaatatattttttttattaaaaataaaattaataataaatatcaagggttgagattattttataaagaTTTgatcacttacaccgtcggtgcatagaataatttctatCAAAAGAATCAAAACCCAATAGTGTGTCATCttgtttaaggaaataaataaaactagGCAAAAATAGCTTTCTTAAAGCATCTCCaataatgaaaataattttcttAAATTGTCTAACCGTTAAAAATAACTACCAAATTTCAAACTTTTGCTCCAGcaatgtttttatttatttataaggACGTTATAAAGAAAAACCAGAAAATAAGATTTTTGGTAATCCCAACTAGCAATGCCTAGCTATCAAGCAAAATTTTCATACATCGATCAGAACTAAAGATAAAAGTTCAATAAATAGTTGGTTCATAGTAGAACTAGAAACTCAACACAACCTCAGTGGAGATACTTTCTACTTTATCCATATCCTAGAATCCAAATGAACATTTGCTAATCCAATATATCTGACATCAGGTTTTTCTTTAGATTATGAGCATTCAAGAAAATTTCCATTGAAATTCACTGCCCCTCTAAATCTTCTCCCTCGTCTTTCCGTCTCTACCTTAACCACCATCTCTGGATTGTAGAAACGGGTGTCTCCAAGAATGGGGCGTAGCGGTGGATGAATGGATGAACTGTCCTCCCTATCTTAGTCCACACACTCAGATGGTAGTCAGAAGTCACCGGAGCATGATACATGAGCTTCAATAGCTGCAAAACATGTCGCAAAGAAGTTGTATCATTCACCTCTGCTATAAGTTTAGATAACCATAAACATATACTCAAAATCACCTTAGACGCTTCCTGACTCTACAATGGCAGATAGGAACAACATCATTACCCAAATTAACCACCTGGACTTAGTATGGACAAGCTCGACTTCTAACCTCCATAGTTAATGAGAAGAATAATGTCTACCAGGTAATAAGTACTGTAAGGAGGATGAGCTTGGTGCACTAATTCACGCATGCTTGCATGCATCAGTGTGTGCATGCATTGTGCACGTGTAGGCGAGGGTGGGAGAGTGAACGTGATAACACAATTGGAACAACTTTGACCCCAGAATAAAAGATGTCATTACATATTTGTAATAAAAGAAATGAATCCCACCTGCCAATATGCGAATGTCTGTATAATGTTGCGCTGCCACCTATGAGAACAAATTAAGAATTTTAGTAAAGaattataaaaacaaaatataaatctATCTTCAAGAAAAAACCACAGAAAGTCGTTCCAAGCAACTCACGAGAACAAAGATATAATCAAAAGAAAGCCATTTCCAATCTCAGCATGTGAAGAGAGTATGCTGAGGGTAGTTGTGTTTGACTCGACCCAAACACAAGGCTCTTCCAAGTATTTCCTGTTTACCATCAAGGAAAAGAGATTATGACCCCATAGAGAACAGAAGAAGCAAATATTTAGTTGGACTGTATACTAAACAATCATGTGAAAGCACTCCGCGAATCCTGAAAGGATTCCACATGGTAGATCCTAAGAATTACCAATTTGCAGTGTCATAACATTAGATTCAGATAACAAAAGGTACTATGAAACATCATTCTTTCAGAAGACGAGAAACCTAACAGATCCAATATTAGGCAACACTGTTAAGCACCAAATTTCCTACCTGTACAATGAGGATTGACTAAAGTTGCGCCTAAGGAACTTGGCAACATGTACGAGAGCCCGACATAGAATGGGAATCAAGGCGACTGCAATTGAGATCACATAATTAAACTAGAGACAACTAAGAAAAGAAGTGCAATAATGGAAgatgaaaaaaaacaaaaagaagaagaagaagaagatgagagagagagagagagagcttgaggAATAAGAAATGCTCACATTTGAGAGAAAGATGGGATGTGACAAAGGTCAAGCAGTATATCAAGTAGATAACATCTTTAGACATGACTATTGACCGAAAGTAAACTTGCAAACCCTGTAAGTTCCAGTCCCTCGGTTTCTGAAACAGCAAGGATAAGTCAATGAAATAAGAGCAAGGATACCATAAATAAACCAATGAAATAATAGCACAAAGTTGGTGAAtctaaagttgagtttttacCCCATAGAGCGAGTATGTGGAATAAAGAGAGGAACACGCTGTGCCCATAAAAGAAAGCCGATATGCTCTATTCGAAAGGTGCCTAGGCACCAATGGGAAAATGGCAAGCACAGCCACAAGAAACACCTGAAGTGAAGAAAAAAGTACAGATTGAACAATAACAACAGACAATTTACTGAAATGTTACCCAAACTAGCAAGAGTAGCTAGGAGTACTATGTATGTTACAAGACCTCTGaccaaaaaataattatttattaaGCTCACTTTTTCATTCAAAATCAACTGCCTAATATATAAATCACTGAATAGTTATTTTGAATCAGTGAATGAGAGTTTGGATTCACAAACAACACAGTTTTAAACACTACAATCTCAAGCAAACTTTGCTTCTTGCTTGAGGAGCACATGTATACTAGTAGGCCATGCATGAGAAATTCAGAAAGAAGGAACCTTAGACAACTGAACTACAGCAGTTCACATTTggattgaagaaacaaaaataaaaaataaaaaaaattctgaaagtTCAGAAAAATGATAACGTGTCCAGACTCGGTGCCTTTCCCACCATTTTTATTACTGAAGCAGTTAACAGAAACTTTAATGAACAGCATCTgtttattgatatatatatatatatatatatatatatatatattctttgatATGAGTTTATCAATGTATAACTCACATTCAGTATTACTGAGCCTGGTTTCAAGGATATTGAGAGgtgaataaaaaatagaaaaattacaTACACTAGCATGATATTTCTTGAAAATATGGCTGATTTGGAAAATGCTAAGGAAAAGTATGACAGCAAGTTAGGGAAAAATAAACAAAGTCGGTTCGGTGTGAACATAAGTGGATTTAAATGTGTAATCTTACAAACTTAAACAAGTATATTTGTGTATAGTATGCATGATGAGTAGATTGACTGTACCCAAGCATTAACAGAAAACTGAATGGTTTGGTGATCCCAACGCAGAGAAGTTGGAGCGCTTGTTGCTGATGATCCTGATGTTCCTGATGCTCCTGATGCTGCTGCTGTTCCTGATGTTCTAGGAGTCGATCCTACACACTCATCAAATTCAACTTGCTATCAAATTGCAGGCTACTAAAGAGCAAACAAACTCGATTTCTTTGTATGGCATGACAATTTGAGCAaatcttgattatcttattaaCAGTAATAGAGAAAAATGATTGCATTACAACCTGCACTGTCATTTGTAGACCGGGACGATGCTGATGGCCTCTTTGGCGGAGGAGGAGGGCTGCTGCCGGACATTGCATCTACCAGAAGCTCAGGATCCTAGTCATGAAATCCAAGTGTAAAACTTTGTCAATATGCAAACAAGTCAGAGCAGATAACTTGAAGTTATGGGATTCGACATCATTTTAAAAGCCACCTAACTCCAATCCAATCAATTATGATTCCAAAAGGGTCAACCAGCAAAGCCAAGAAGTATGTCATTCACCAGAATCCTAATAAGTGAACGCTTAAAAGAACTGAACAATTATGAAGAGGGCATACGATCCCAGAAACTAAAGGCACACAATTTCCTAAAGGCTCAATCACCCGATTCGCAGAAAACAGAAAACGCGGTAGTAACAAAATCATAATCACTAGAagataacaaatgaaaaaaatcaaatttcttgaCGAACAAAACAAGGAAACCCAGCTCCAATCTATCTATAATCCAAAGAAAATCTCAGTGCAGAAATAACCAACATAAAAACCCAATAAACCAAATTCACAACCCACCAAAGAACAAAACCCCAGAAACCCAATCCCAAATCACCCAAAACAGATAAAACCCAGATGAGATTGGAGGCTCCAGAGTCCAAATTCGCAAGCAAAAAACAGTGATCAGCAATCAATCCTAGTAAAGATTCGAAATTGAAGAACAGAACAGAACAGAGAGAGCGGGCTGCTCACAATATAGCGCTTATAGAACTTCTGCTTGAAATGGCCGATGACGTCAGGGCTAGAGGCCATGTGAGGCGGGATGAGGATGTTGGCCCAGTAGTCGGCCCATCTCGGGTCGTTCTCGTAGTCGTAAGCCGCCGCCGCTATCTTCTTCAGCTTCTGTGGGTCGTCTCTCTCCTCCCCCATTATTCAAGATCGGCGATGCTTCTCTGCGACTCAGACTCGCTTCTTACTTTTTCTTGTTGCCTTTCTGCAGAgataaatagagagagagacagacctGAACTTAACTAACCAACTCTAAACACTTCCTACTCCTCTCGGTCTCGTTTACTTTTACTCGCTTCCATACGATTACGACGCCGTTTTGGTCAAGCTAACTTTTGCTAACCACTTAGGTGAATTGGGCTTTTCGAGTTGGTTAATTCGGTTCAGTTCGGTTCGGTTCAGTtttgaaaacaaaagagagattgGACCAGGTGTCACACATTGTGGTTTTTTTATTCTATTTGGTTCGATATAGACTCCAGACTAGTAGTTGTGATCAATTTGGTTCCCGTAGTTTGATCGGTTAAACCccatttatcaataaaattttcgAGCAAATGAAAGTCTAAATCCAAGCAATAATCAAATGAACCATGTTTTGCTGCATACGATACGATATTGTAGAACAAATTCGAGAGCTCATGGCTCTGTACAAGTATCTCAAATTTTTTATGACTCTTGAATATGTATAACGAGTTGGCTGATAAGATTGTCCGCTTTAGTTATgagtgaattttttttatataataataAATTCTAAGATACGGGGTATTAGTTATATGTCTTCCATCGATATAtacttaaaaatatatattgttAGTGTTATGTTGAGCTTCTCAACTTTATGGGTACCTCAATTCCAGAAAAATATTGTAGAAGTTCTATATTCAAATCTGCTCTCCATCTTAAACCTTGCCCGATTTGTTAACTTAAAAACTAATGTTGCCCGTTATCAAGGGTTTCCACGGTTCCACCGAATAGTATATACTAATTCAATAATGTAAACTATGGCATATATAGGCCAAAAAGAAATTTGCCTGGTGGCAACATCCTCCTCTAGCAATGTGATTTGCGAACTAGCTTTCACCACTCGAAAAAGACTGTCATCAAGCTTTTGTCTACCCTGTGGCTACCCATCCCTCTCTTTCAGTCTCAATCTTTTTTCAATAGAATTCTCACATCTCTGTTTTCCAAATGCAGTCATGGATTTAAGCTACTTTCTGAGAAGATTGGATCAATCTCACAAGCTTTATCAGTAAAACAATGCTTTGTTACCGAGATTACTAGTTCAATATTAAGGATTCAAAATCTTCTAAACACAGGACAAGCACCATGGCATAGGCCACAAAGTAATCATTCCGTTTCCGCTAAATTTGCTGGTCATAATTTCCGACATCCTTTTCTAGCAATGTGATTTGTAAACTTCGTACCTCGCAGTACTTGTAAAGACTGTCATGAAGCTTTCCTCTACTCTATGGCTACCATTCTCTCCCTCTTTTACTCTCAATCTCTTTTCCTCACCAGGATTCTCCGCTCTTTGTTTGGCAAATATGCAGTCATGAATCTAAACTACTGGCTTGCACGATAATCTTTGAGAAGCTTGAATCAATCTGACCAG is a window from the Rosa chinensis cultivar Old Blush chromosome 2, RchiOBHm-V2, whole genome shotgun sequence genome containing:
- the LOC112188852 gene encoding probable isoprenylcysteine alpha-carbonyl methylesterase ICMEL2 encodes the protein MDSTASLRQSSSSAAAEEVMEMETKPLLTKFLTYPPPVAAQRRRAKLGSSSPATPRPSRQNSFGRDIGHAAKETYLITSLSFTLLRYLGVGYRWITRLLALAWYAMLLMPGFLQVAYCYYFSSQVRRSIVYGDQPRNRLDLYLPTNTDGKKPVVVFVTGGAWIIGYKAWGSLLGLQLAERNIIVACVDYRNFPQGTISDMVEDASQGISYICNNIADYGGDPDRIYLMGQSAGAHISSCALLEQAIKESKKEEIISWSVSQIKAYFGLSGGYNLFNLVDHFDSRGLYRSIFLSIMEGEESFHQFSPEVRVQDPNNIDAVSILPPITLFHGTADYSIPSDASKIFVDVLQRLGAKADLVLYDGKTHTDLFLQDPLRGGKDEMFDQIVAVIHADDKEALEQDAVAPPRRRLVPEILLKLARNISPF
- the LOC112185505 gene encoding transmembrane protein 33 homolog codes for the protein MGEERDDPQKLKKIAAAAYDYENDPRWADYWANILIPPHMASSPDVIGHFKQKFYKRYIDPELLVDAMSGSSPPPPPKRPSASSRSTNDSAGSTPRTSGTAAASGASGTSGSSATSAPTSLRWDHQTIQFSVNAWVFLVAVLAIFPLVPRHLSNRAYRLSFMGTACSSLYSTYSLYGKPRDWNLQGLQVYFRSIVMSKDVIYLIYCLTFVTSHLSLKFALIPILCRALVHVAKFLRRNFSQSSLYRKYLEEPCVWVESNTTTLSILSSHAEIGNGFLLIISLFSWQRNIIQTFAYWQLLKLMYHAPVTSDYHLSVWTKIGRTVHPFIHRYAPFLETPVSTIQRWWLR